AGCATTGTTTATCCAGGAGTTTTCCACTCCtgcatggggggggggagggaagggagagagaagagagggggggaggaaagagaaccCTGTGTGTGATTGGTGATggcatccacaatggtaaattgtagtGTATGTCACGAGCTGAGACTGGCTAACTCAGTACAGATCATGAACTGACTGCACCATCCCACTTTACATGGCTCAGTATTAGATCATGTATAGTCTATTGACGAAACTTTTTTAAAAGTCCAGGCTCGGTGATATATGGCTATGAAAAGTGCATTAGAATCTGTAGAATATTGAAATCAAATGTTTGCATAACTTTCTTACTGAATTGACAGGAGCCTCAGAACTAGTAGGGTAAGGCACAGGCTTCATGTTAAAATCAAAAGTGCTGTACTCTGGTAGAGCATCACGCAGGTACATTAGGTTATCATCTAGTCTCTTTTCCAGCTTCAGCACTTCAATCTGCTGAATTCGAGGGCTATACAGATCATAACAGATCTCAACACCTAAAATGAAGAAACACCATTAATAATTGTCAAACTATAAAATAGTAACTACAAAGCAACCCTTAATGATAATGACAATGACAATATGCCCAATACCAATAATGCTGTTCCCTTGGCAATTGTGCAAAAGAGGCAAAACATATAAAGGCATAAAAACAAATTCAACATTGGCTCCCAATTTTTTGGGTTGCTAAATCTAAAACCATGCTATTGACAACTTGTAAGCTTAAAGTTTTTAAAATTCATACAAGCGAGGACCAATACATTTACATTACAACTGTAGCGTCAATGCAAAGCAGTTTCACCAATGCTGCAGTTATTGTCTGGAGTCAGGGCTGCTTTGAAGTCATTTTAGGTCttaacacctgatttacacatGTTTAGCATTGATGCAAAGTCAAAACTGCTTTGCACCAACGTTATACCTGTAGCACTTTAGGACAATTAAAAGCAAACGTGATCTGATTTCACCTAGGAGCACGATGGTACCACAAGTTATTAAATGACAATACCCTGTATATCTAACAGTAAAGATGGGTGAATGATATGTCTCTGCCTCAATCTTAAAGATGTTGCCAGTGTGGATGCTTTTATAGGAAAGCTTTTACATGAAGATGGCAACCATGAAATTGTTCAAATATCTTTTCATAGCAAAGAAAAAATGGCTGTGACATGGTGAGCTGATTTTCACATTTATTACTAAAAATGTATGTCTTGGAAGCAACTATAGACATTCAGACCCCACTTTCAACAGTCAACTTTGGAAGCCATTTTCCTGATTGGATGAAAATGTTTACTACAAGCAGCAGGACAGTTCAATTCAAAATGGAATTTTAATGTGTTGCTTGCAAACTGCAATCTTCACCTCTATAAAATGGCTCCATCATTGATCTTTTCTAATGAATAAGCTCAAGGCTTAAAAAAAGTTATTTCTTTTAAACTAAACATTTTAACCACTTCGATAATGCTGTTTGTCACTCATATTTAAATTTGTATAAACATTAAAAACTTACCTTGTCCATCTATGATATTTCGAAGGACAAAAGTAGCCCCTAATCCTGTTCCTGATCGTTGGGTGCAGATTCCAACAAATCTGTTGGCTTGGCTATTAGCATGTGTGTCTGCCATACTAACAGCAAGGATACTTCCTATTGGCAAAAATATGCAAGTGCAAGAATAGTGTAGACATGTTATTCACTAAATGTTTGAACCAAAGTATTCCAAATAATCTCCCTCATCTACTAGGACTTTGTCTTTTAAATTCAGAAATTTGTCCACTACAGTCCCATATTATGAACAAGTAATGCAGAACAGTAAAatgtgatacaaaagcaaaatactggaaatctgaaaaaacagAATATACTGTGGAGAGATAGAGTTAACGTTTTAGATCGATGATCTTTCTGAAATGAGaaagttgcctgacctgctgagcaacgttcccgctaagctgcatggccacacagtggtctggaggtcccacgcaggcttcTCACCGGCTTTTCTATGGTTGAAGCTGCACACgcgcgaaaatttgaatgggctgtgcagccaCTTATAAAGAGACCCCCCCCAAAAGGGAACattgctgctgagtatttccagcattttctacttttattTCAGTGAAATACAATGTTCCTTATGATAAATAACAGAATGTGGTGCAAGGAGGACAGTATAGAAGGGTGATGCTGTGTAAAGTTACCATTGTTTACAATGACTCCTTCAAAATACAGTACTGTAGTAGCATTAACTCTGTGCTTATTCCATCAGTAACGCAAAGCCAGAGTGCCTAACAGTCAAGAACCAAGATTAACAGTAGAGCTTATTAGACTGAGACTACAGACTGGTCCAGTGGACTAGTTAATATAGCCCAGCACTGATGCACATTTCCATATCTAGGAACCTTCATAAACTACCTCGTACTCAGAAATGTGTTTGTGGGAAAGACTCTATAACCGTACTCCCAAACACAAGATACAAAAGTCAATCAAATTTTAACACACCATTTGTGGTAATCAGCCCTATTTTATTTTCAACTGCTTAGAAAAAATCCCTTTACTGCAAAAGAAAAAAGGAACCCAAGCTGTGGGAATCCAGAGTCCCCATTTCTATTTGCCACTTTAGGAAAACAATTTAAAtacaatatattaaaaaaaacacagcTTCTAATTAAAAATGTTCCAAAAGTAAAATATTTTTTGTAAAGATGAACTAAATCTCATTAActgatttaaaatatattttgttcCAACAAATGTTTTCACTTTGAAGCTTCGATTGTACCACATTTAGTGTATTTGTAATTGAGTTATCTGATTGGGTTTAAAAAAAGGTGAAAACTACATTCTTATCCAATGGGAAGTGACAAATCTattgtgaaatatatatatatatatatatatatatatacacacacacacacacacacaaacagctgaGTTCATTCAACAGAAACTGCAATGTGTAAGCTGCAAGCATTCTTTTACATACCTTCGCTTGCAGCTAAAAGTCACTTTTCTGAGTGACGATAGATAAAAATACCGTGGCAGAACTGAGTGGACAGATTATTTAAAATATAAATGTAAAAAAGTGCATCATTAGTAACAGACTAGCTACCCATCAGGAGATGAGGTTCACCTTATAGTAAAGTGATTGGATCCATTAAAGCACACTGAATACACTACATAAACAGTGGCCAAGGGTAGATTGTTAATATATCTGCATTTAGCGGCTTAGAAGGGCTCCTACCTACCCACCCCTGATCTCAGCAGTTGTACAACCCAAAACTCAGTTGTGTCACAATGACCACTAAAACCATTCTCACGAGGCGAGTACTCAACAATTTGCTTGCAATGCAATCAATGCACTGTACAAATAATGCATTATATAAAATAGAAACGTGAAAAAGTAATCATTAGCTGCAGGTGACAGCACATGGACCCAACAATTACATAACTGTAGTATAGTAAGAGTTTTTTTATCACATGGTCCATAAAAAGAGTTTAGTAAAACATGTTCTTCACAATGCAATACTACATTTTACATTCAGCTAATTTACCTATATAAACCAGTCCAATTTATTAAATTTGTAATATTACTAACCTACATAGAATTCTGGTATGTTCAGCACTTTACGCCTCTGAATCATATCTTTTCTCTCTATGCTGAATTTTAGCGGATTTGTCCTCCCTCTTCGCATCATGAACTCAGGACTTACAAACCTGTATGTTGGAGAATATTACAATAGTTTAACATTTGAAAATATTCAGCAATCAGGATTTATCATTTAACGTAAGGATAGAGGAAGTAATTCATTCTGCAAAAGTCTGTTCTGCTAAAACTTCAAAGATAAAATGTAATCTATTGTTTAACTTAAAGAAACAGAAATTGTAGCACAAGATCAGTCAGTCCTCTTTGGTGAAATTAGACTCCTAACGGGATAATTTTACAAAGTCCTATTTCCTCCCCAAATAAATCTTatgttcctgctttctccccatacccttttATCTTTAAGTAATGGTCCAGTATATTTCCAAATATTGAATCGGTTTAGCATTAATCccgtgtggcaaagcattccacatTCCGATAACACTGAATAAATTTCTTCTAATCTGCCCTTTAGGGCTTTGAGATCATGGCCTCTTCTCTTTAATTTACATCCCAATGAAAATAATCTATATCTACCATGTCCATTCCTTCCATCATTttcaacatctctattaaatcctcCTCAATCTTGTGTGTTCAAGAGCCTTTCCACATAACTCACAGCTTTCATCCTCATTTTTATTTTGCTGAAGATCAGGTTGACCAACGTCATTATTTGCATCCGCCACAAACTCCACTCCCTTAACACTGATTCCATCCTCCTCCCTTGCGCCTCTCAGGTTGAATAAAACTGCATGAAACCTTGGTGTGCTTTGAACACCACATCCTCCATCACCAAGATCACTTATTTCCATTCTGAAACACTGCCCACCTCCACCTCTATTGCAGCTCCTGCATGGCTGAAACCATAATCCACGCTTTTATCACCCCCAGAATCCCATGCTTGCCTCACTGGCCCTTCCTCATCCAATttccataaactccaacttgttTAAAATTACAACATGTATTCTGGCTTGCATTAAACACCACTCATCCATCAGTCCTGGCCTTGCAGACCTACATAGCTTTCTGTCCCCAATGCATTACATTTAAAATCCTTGCAcccatcttcaaatccctccatggcctcactataTTCTACTTCTACAACCTCCTCCAGAATTACTTTCTCTCCCACACCCTTCAGTCTTCCGACTCTTGTTTCCTGTGCACCACTCGCCCTTCATCCCACCATCCATGGTACAGCTTTCAGCTACCTAGTCCCTGATCTCTGAAACTCTTTCCCTCAGTCAGTCTGCCTCTCAACATCCCTGTACTCCTTTAAAAATCTTATCAAAACCCCCCTTTTCACACAAACCTCCTGAATTCCCCTTCTGGTTGAGTGTATCTATTCCTCTTGATATTCCTCTGTAAAATGCCTTGGGACCTCTTGCACGttcaagtcactatataaatgcaagttattgtagcATGCTAGTTACAGTTTTTCCAAGAATATTGTTACATCCCTCCGATAGCAAGAaatccaaaactgcactcagtattccagttgAAGCCTAATCATTGTTTTGTAATAGACATCATGATCTATTTACTCTTGTATTCACAAGAACACAAGGAATAggcgcaggagtaagccatacaggcccgcgtctgctccgacattcaataagatcatggctgatcttcgacctcaactccactttccagccccatatcccttgattctcttagagtTCAAAGGTCTATCgatctttgaatatactcaacaattgaacatctacaaccctctggggtaaagaattgcaaagattaacaaccctctgaagaaatttctcctcatctcagtcctaaatggccaacccttatcctgagactatggccccttggTGAATACAAGTGAGaagcaggctgaatatagaaagttcagaggggaagtgaaaaaaggaaataagaggggcagagagagagtatgaaaatagattggcagctaacatataagggaatccaaaagtcttctataggcatataaatagtaaacgggtcgtaagaggaggggtggggccgattagggaccaaaatggagacctacaaatggaggcagagggcatagctgaggtactaaatgaatactttgcatctatctttaccaaggaagaagatgttgccaaagtcatagtgaaagaagaggtagttgagatacttgatgggataaaaattaataaggaggaggtactagaaaggctggctgcacttgaagtagataagtcaccaggaaaaAATGGAAAGCATCCAAGGATGCtgggggaagtaaaggtggaaattgcagaagtactggcataatcttccaatcctctttagatacggggctggtgccagaggatgggagaattgcaaatgttagacccttattcaaaaaaggatgcaaggataaatccagcaactacatgcctcccagtttaacctcagtagtggggaagcttttagaaatgatgatccaggacaaagttaacagtcacttggacaagtatggattaattaatgaaagccagcatgaatttgttaaaggcaaattgtgtttcactaacttgattgagttttttgatgaggtaacagagagggttgatgagggcaatgtggacttccaaaaggcatttgataaaagtgccacacaatagacatgccagcaaagttgaagcccatggaataaaagggacaatggcagcatggatacaaaattggctaagtgacaggaaaaagAGTAGGGGTAAACTGTTGTTTTTCGCACTGGAGGAAGGGAtcggtacgaggaccactgcttttcttgatatatattaatgacttagacttgggtgggggcacaatttcaaaatttgcagatgacacaaaacttgggagtatagtgaacagtgaggaggatagtgatagacttcaagaggacatggacaAACGGGTGGAATGGTCGGACACGTGGagaattaaatttaatgcagaaaagtgcaaagtgggaagaatgaagagaggcaatataaactaacgggtacaattctaaagggggtgaatgaacagagagacttgggggtggtatatgtgcacaaatcattgaaggtggaagGGCAGGTTGAGAACATGGTTAAAAAAgcctacgggatcctgggcttcttaactagaggcatagagtacaaaagcaaggaagttatgaagaacctttataaaatactggttcggcctcaactggagtagtgcctaattctggacaccgcactttcggaaggatgtgaaggccttagagagggtacaaaaaagattaatgagaatggttcctgggatgagagatgtcagatacgtggatagactggagaagctggggttgttctcagagcagagaagattgagaggagatttgataagaggtgttcaaaatcatgagggttctagacagagtagagagagagaaactgttcccattggcagagaacacagatttaaggtgattggtaaaagaaccaaagacgacacaaGAAGAAACTTTTTACAGAgcgagtgaacataagaacataagaattaggaacaggagtaggccatctagcccctcgagcctgctccgccactcaacaagatcatggctgatctggccgtggactcagctccacttacccgcccgctccccataacccttaattcccttattggttaaaaatctatctatctgtgacttgaatacattcaatgagctagcgtcaactgcttccctgggcagagaattccacagattcacaaccctctgggagaagaaattccttctcaactcggttttaaattggctcccccgtattttgaggctgtgccccctagttctagtctccccgaccagtggaaacaacctctctgcctctatcttgtctatccctttcattattttaaatgtttctataagatcacccctcatccttctgaactccaaggagtaaagacccagtctactcaatctatcatcataaggtaacctcctcatctccggaatcagcctagtgaatcgtctctgtaccccctccaaagctagtatatccttccttaaggtgaccaaaactgcacgtagtactccaggtgcggcctcaccaataccatgtacagttgcagcagaacctccctgcttttgtactccatccctcttgcaatgaaggccaacattccattcgcctctcctgattacctgctgcacctgcaaactaactttttgggattcatgcacaaggacccccaggtccctctgcacagcagcatgctgtaatttctccccattcaaataatattcccttttactgttttttttccccccccaaggtggatgacctcacactttccgacattgtattccatctgccaaaccttagcccattcgcttaacctatctaaatctctgcagcctctctgtgtcctctacacaacccgctttcccactaatctttgtgtcatctgcaaattttgttacactacactctgtcccctcttccaggtcatctatgtatattgtaaacagttgtggtcccagcaccaatccctgtggcacaccactaaccaccgatttccaacccgaaaaggacccatttatcccgactctctgctttctgtccgccagccaattctcgatccatgctaatacatttcctctgattccgcgtacctctatcttctgcagtaaccttttgtgtggcaccttatcgaatgccttttggaaatccaaatacaccacatccatcggtacacctctatccaccatgctcgttatatcctcaaagaattccagtaaattagttaaacatgatttccccttcatgaatccatgctgcgtctgcttgattgcactattcctatcaagatgtcccgctatttcttccttaatgatagcttcaagcatttcccccactacagatgttaaactaaccggcctatagttacctgccttttgtctgcccccttttttaaacagaggcgttacattagctgctttccaatccaatggtacctccccagagtccagagaattgtggtagattattacgaatgcatctgctataacttccaccatctcttttaataccctgggatgaatttcatcaggaccaggggacttgtctaccttgagtcccattagcctgtccagcactaccccgctagtgatagtgattgtctcaaggtcctcccttcccacattcctgtgaccagcaattattggcatggtttttgtgtcttccactgtgaagaccgaagcaaaataattgtttaaggtctcagccatttccacatttcccattattaaatcccccttctcatcttctaagggaccaacatttactttagtcactcttttccgttttatatatcggtaaaagcttttactatctgtttttatggtttgcgcacgtttactttcgtaatctatctttcctttctttattgctttcttagtcattctttgctgttgtttaaaatgttcccaatcttcttgtttcccactaaccttggccaccttatacgcattggtttttaatttgatactctcctttatttccttggttatcccttctcttaccgcctttctttttcactggaatatatttttgttgagcactatgaaagagctccttaaaagtcctccactgttcctcaattgtgccaccgtttagtctgtgttcccagtctactttagccaactttgccctcatcccactgtaatcccctttgtttaagcatagtacgcttgtttgagacactacttcctcaccctcaatctgtattacaaattcaaccatactgtgaccactcattccgagaggatcttttactagatcgtttattattcctgtctcattacacaggaccagatctaagatagcttgctcccttgtaggttctgtaacatactgttctaagaaacaatcccgtatgcattctatgaattcctcctcaaggctacccagtgcgatttgatttgaccaatcgatatgtaggttaaaatcccccatgattactgccgttcctttttcacatgcctccattatttccttgattattgtccaccccaccgtgaagttattatttgggggcctataaactacgcccaccagtgactttttccccgtagtatttctaatctccacccacaatgattcaaaatgttgtttattagagccaatatcgtctctcacaactgccctgatatcatcctttattaacagagctaccccacctcctttcccttctcgtctatctttccgaattgtcagatacccctgcatgtttaattcccagtcttggccaccctgcaaccacgtttctgtaatggccaccgtatcatacccatttgtaatgatttgtgccgtcaactcatttactttgattcgaatggttaggatctggaatgcactgcctgaaagggtggtggaagcagacttgatcacggctttcaaaagggagttggataagtacctgaaggaaaaaaattggcagggctACGTATAAAGGGCGGGTGAATGGGacgagctgaagtactcttgcagagagccggcatgggcttgatgggcagaatggcctcatcctgttcggtaaccattctatgggcccaagtttccacacgataaaaaacgggcgcccctctgagctgggcgcccgtttttcgcgcctaaaacggcgccggaaaaaaaaacgcgcgattctggaacgccctgcagctccttgtctgtttggcgcggcgcccaggggggcggagcctacacttgcgccgattttgtaagtggaagggggcgggtactatttaaattagtttttttcctgccggcaacgctgcgcatgtgcgttggagcgttcgcgcacgcgcagtgtgaaggaaacattagcactcggccatttttgtagttctttgtagctgtttagtttttggacattttttaataaaagcacattgccatcagcacatcagcactgagaaggctgcaggaagcctcagaaagttgaggcagccgtttcccgacgacctcccccttctgccgtcgggaaatggctcctcaatttctgaggcttcctgcagccttctgtctccttccctcctgccgtctggaacggcttcctccgccccccccccccgctgcgttcggtcggtcccgcactccccccacccccccctccccatgctCGCCTgcctggaacggctccccccccccccccccccccaacccctgcgttcggtccctccccgccgtctggaacggcttcctcccctgcgttcggtcggttccctcccgcccgccgtctggaacggcttcccccccccccccccccccccccgctgcgttcggtgggtcccgcactccccccccctcgCCTGCCCGGAACggcccccccccctgcgttcggtccctccccgccgtctggaacggcttcctcccctgcgttcggtcggttccctcccgcccgccgtctggaacggcttccttccccccccccccccacgcgttcggtcggttccctccctccctcccgccgtctagaacggcttcctccctgtccccccgcgttcggtcggttccctccctcctcccatctggaatggcttcctcccccccccagctctgcgTTCGGTCGccagtcggttccctccctcctccctcccgcccaccgtctggaacggcttccttcccccccccccccgcgttcgggaacggctgcctcgttttgtgaggcttgctgcagcattctccctggctgaagcactttcacacaggtgggaagatggtttatttaatcttttctttgcttgtaaatttttattcaggttggatttatttgtataatatttgtataagtataaataaggatttattgtagagttTAATGACTTTCCTGCCCCCCACCtcgttttttttttaaccatttcttATTTCCTTTATTTAAAGAGCCTGGGGTAACTGCAGAAGGTGCCAAACAGAAGGTACGCGGAGATTTTCAGATCGACTGTTGAGTTGGTCAAGATTTACCACATTTTTCCAGTTCAAGTTGGTAACAGAGAGTTGCTTCACAATCATTTTGATTTGCAAAATACACTTCAGAATCTTTAATGATGTCCAATGCCAGCAAACTTACTGAGCAACAAATCACTCAGAGCACAGATCCATCGGAAAAGGATAATCATAAGGATGACGAACTTACTGCTGATTTAGAAAAAAGGAGCAGAAGTGGTATAATAAATGAGCCAATTAGCAAAGTGCTAAAGAAACCTCGTTCATCAACACGCTTTTCTACATTTGGCGGTTCCAGCTCAATGAATGGGCAGTTGCAGAATTGAAGTATCTTCGTAAATGGAAAAGAATCAACAGTTCCTACCACAAAGCATAAAAGAGTCTATCACATGCTAGACAAATCTGACAGGTTACTGAAAAGCTTATCAGAAGCACAGAATGAAGTACACATCATTCCTTCAGATCTTCAaatccccacc
This genomic stretch from Pristiophorus japonicus isolate sPriJap1 chromosome 7, sPriJap1.hap1, whole genome shotgun sequence harbors:
- the mrpl19 gene encoding large ribosomal subunit protein bL19m encodes the protein MAAVEAVVLGARAASAIKRFLFSPVRLLSSSIGDDKPSKFQPPPKPVIIDKTQSAATQRWFVSPEFMMRRGRTNPLKFSIERKDMIQRRKVLNIPEFYVGSILAVSMADTHANSQANRFVGICTQRSGTGLGATFVLRNIIDGQGVEICYDLYSPRIQQIEVLKLEKRLDDNLMYLRDALPEYSTFDFNMKPVPYPTSSEAPVNSLKVKMKPKPWSKRWERPQFKVQGIRFDLCLTEEQMEKAKKHNKPWLEYDMMREYDTSKIEKNIKLDLQRELNK